From one Takifugu rubripes chromosome 14, fTakRub1.2, whole genome shotgun sequence genomic stretch:
- the rbmx gene encoding RNA-binding motif protein, X chromosome isoform X2: MAEADRPGKLFIGGLNTETTEKALEQFFSKYGRIAEVLLMKDRETNKSRGFAFVTFESPSDAKDAAREMNGKSLDGKNIKVEQATKPQFESGGRRGPPPMHSRSRGAPRGMRGSRGGPGGMRGPPPRDYYDSESGDSFKGMSSRGPPPMKRGPPVRNGGPPPKRPAPSGPMSRPPMSRERDSYGPPPPRRDSMMSRRDDYPSPRDDHYNTKDSYSSRDFNSRDSRDYGPPPRDYSYRDYPNSGSRDDYGSMSRGYGDRDGYGGGREPRGYMDRPSGGSYRDSYDGYG, from the exons aTGGCAGAGGCAGACCGACCAGGGAAGCTCTTCATTGGTGGGCTGAACACTGAAACTACCGAAAAGGCCCTGGAGCAGTTCTTTAGCAAATATGGAAGAATTGCTGAAG TTCTATTGATGAAAGACCGTGAAACAAACAAGTCAAGAGGCTTTGCTTTTGTTACATTTGAGAGTCCAAGCGATGCAAAGGATGCAGCCCGAGAGATGAACGGAAAG TCACTTGATGGTAAAAATATCAAAGTGGAACAAGCAACAAAGCCTCAGTTTGAGAGCGGCGGCAGGCGAGGACCCCCACCGATGCACTCCCGCAGTCGGGGAGCACCGAGAGGCATGCGAGGTTCTCGTGGTGGTCCGGGTGGTATGAGGGGCCCACCACCAAGAG aTTATTACGATTCTGAGAGTGGAGACTCCTTTAAAGGGATGTCTTCTAGAGGCCCCCCTCCAATGAAGAGAGGACCCCCAGTTCGCAATGGAGGCCCTCCTCCCAAGCGGCCTGCTCCTTCTGGTCCTATGAGTAGAC CCCCGATGTCAAGAGAGAGGGATTCATACGGCCCACCTCCTCCTCGCAGAGACTCCATGATGTCCAGGAGAGATGATTACCCGTCACCAAGAGATGACCACTATAACACCAAGGACAG CTACTCCAGTCGGGACTTTAATTCCAGAGACTCCAGGGACTATGGCCCTCCCCCTAGAGATTATTCATACAGAGATTACCCCAATTCTGGTTCTCGAGATGACTATGGGTCCATGTCAAGAGGATACGG CGACCGTGATGGCTACGGTGGAGGTCGGGAACCCAGAGGCTATATGGATCGTCCGAGTGGTGGCTCGTATCGAGACTCTTACGATGGTTACG GATGA
- the rbmx gene encoding RNA-binding motif protein, X chromosome isoform X1: MAEADRPGKLFIGGLNTETTEKALEQFFSKYGRIAEVLLMKDRETNKSRGFAFVTFESPSDAKDAAREMNGKSLDGKNIKVEQATKPQFESGGRRGPPPMHSRSRGAPRGMRGSRGGPGGMRGPPPRDYYDSESGDSFKGMSSRGPPPMKRGPPVRNGGPPPKRPAPSGPMSRPPMSRERDSYGPPPPRRDSMMSRRDDYPSPRDDHYNTKDSYSSRDFNSRDSRDYGPPPRDYSYRDYPNSGSRDDYGSMSRGYGDRDGYGGGREPRGYMDRPSGGSYRDSYDGYGNSRSAPPSRGPPPSYGGGSGSGRYDDYGGSSRDGYGSRDSYPSSRSDPYPPSRGERMGRQERGPAPPVERGYPPRDSYNSSSRGGPRGGRGGGRPDRGMGRNRY; encoded by the exons aTGGCAGAGGCAGACCGACCAGGGAAGCTCTTCATTGGTGGGCTGAACACTGAAACTACCGAAAAGGCCCTGGAGCAGTTCTTTAGCAAATATGGAAGAATTGCTGAAG TTCTATTGATGAAAGACCGTGAAACAAACAAGTCAAGAGGCTTTGCTTTTGTTACATTTGAGAGTCCAAGCGATGCAAAGGATGCAGCCCGAGAGATGAACGGAAAG TCACTTGATGGTAAAAATATCAAAGTGGAACAAGCAACAAAGCCTCAGTTTGAGAGCGGCGGCAGGCGAGGACCCCCACCGATGCACTCCCGCAGTCGGGGAGCACCGAGAGGCATGCGAGGTTCTCGTGGTGGTCCGGGTGGTATGAGGGGCCCACCACCAAGAG aTTATTACGATTCTGAGAGTGGAGACTCCTTTAAAGGGATGTCTTCTAGAGGCCCCCCTCCAATGAAGAGAGGACCCCCAGTTCGCAATGGAGGCCCTCCTCCCAAGCGGCCTGCTCCTTCTGGTCCTATGAGTAGAC CCCCGATGTCAAGAGAGAGGGATTCATACGGCCCACCTCCTCCTCGCAGAGACTCCATGATGTCCAGGAGAGATGATTACCCGTCACCAAGAGATGACCACTATAACACCAAGGACAG CTACTCCAGTCGGGACTTTAATTCCAGAGACTCCAGGGACTATGGCCCTCCCCCTAGAGATTATTCATACAGAGATTACCCCAATTCTGGTTCTCGAGATGACTATGGGTCCATGTCAAGAGGATACGG CGACCGTGATGGCTACGGTGGAGGTCGGGAACCCAGAGGCTATATGGATCGTCCGAGTGGTGGCTCGTATCGAGACTCTTACGATGGTTACG GTAACTCACGCAGCGCCCCTCCTTCACGGGGCCCCCCACCATCCTATGGTGGGGGCAGTGGAAGCGGTCGTTATGATGACTATGGTGGCAGTTCCCGGGATGGCTATGGCAGTCGTGACAGTTACCCCAGCAGTCGGAGTGACCCATATCCACCTAGCCGTGGCGAGCGTATGGGCAGGCAAGAAAGGGGCCCGGCTCCTCCTGTGGAAAGGGGTTACCCTCCTCGTGATTCATACAACAGCTCAAGTCGTGGAGGGCCACGAGGTGGCCGCGGTGGTGGCCGACCTGATAGAGGAATGGGTCGCAACAGATACTGA